The proteins below are encoded in one region of Paenacidovorax monticola:
- a CDS encoding branched-chain amino acid ABC transporter permease, protein MAESILQAIFSGLALGSIYALVAVGFNITFNTTKTLNFGQGEFLVAGAFVAVSVLLLLAGKQMTDALQPAEVTLVRYLLSLAGSMAVLALLGVLLYYTAVRPFVGQGGMAWVMSTIGFGIIIQNTALAIWGPSPLVMPSPLGSDVIRIGGAGVLPQEVLVLVASVAVLLTLDWVMRRTKIGKAVRAVAQSGSAATLMGINVGAIVVLAFVISSSLAGLAGLLIAPITTASVFMGMTLALKAFSSAILGGLTSPRGCMLGGFVLGVIEALVGLWHAELREISIFVLIIVVLVVRPQGLLGQRIVEKV, encoded by the coding sequence ATGGCCGAATCGATACTCCAGGCGATCTTCAGCGGCCTGGCCCTGGGCAGCATCTACGCGCTCGTGGCCGTGGGCTTCAACATCACGTTCAACACCACCAAGACGCTGAACTTCGGCCAGGGCGAGTTCCTGGTGGCCGGGGCCTTTGTCGCGGTCTCGGTACTCCTGCTGCTGGCGGGCAAGCAGATGACCGACGCACTGCAGCCCGCCGAGGTGACGCTGGTGCGCTACCTGCTGAGCCTCGCCGGCTCGATGGCGGTGCTGGCGCTGCTGGGCGTGCTGCTCTACTACACGGCGGTGCGGCCCTTCGTGGGCCAGGGCGGCATGGCCTGGGTGATGAGCACCATCGGCTTCGGCATCATCATCCAGAACACGGCGCTCGCGATCTGGGGGCCGTCGCCGCTGGTCATGCCGTCGCCGCTGGGCAGCGACGTGATCCGCATCGGCGGCGCGGGCGTGCTGCCGCAGGAGGTGCTGGTGCTGGTGGCCAGCGTGGCCGTGCTGCTCACGCTGGACTGGGTGATGCGCCGCACGAAGATCGGCAAGGCCGTGCGCGCCGTGGCGCAGAGCGGCAGCGCCGCCACGCTGATGGGCATCAACGTGGGCGCCATCGTGGTGCTGGCCTTCGTCATCAGCTCCAGCCTCGCGGGCCTGGCCGGGCTGCTGATCGCGCCCATCACCACCGCGTCGGTGTTCATGGGCATGACGCTGGCGCTCAAGGCGTTCTCGTCGGCCATCCTGGGCGGGCTCACCAGCCCGCGCGGCTGCATGCTGGGCGGCTTCGTCCTGGGCGTAATCGAAGCGCTGGTGGGCCTGTGGCATGCCGAGCTGCGCGAGATCAGCATCTTTGTGCTCATCATCGTCGTGCTCGTGGTGCGCCCGCAGGGGCTGCTGGGCCAGCGCATCGTGGAGAAGGTATGA
- a CDS encoding ABC transporter substrate-binding protein: protein MTGIRQIAQATAAALTVACAIAAHAQDIKIGYTADQSGSGVAELGIAGRWGFEAAIEDVNKAGGILGRKVVGVIRDDQGTPPKAIQTVQDLLDSEKVQALVGPANSGNALAWLHIPQQKKIPVVVPIGTATEITTRYAKEPQNYLFRISMVDREQVSLLAAYAVKASKGKKIAVLADSTGYGQGGIKDATEVLALHGVKPVAVEKYGPKDTDMTSQLSKIKAAGADTVIIYGIADGAAQVVRSMEKISYMPTTLGTWGNLSSLFPKMTGPKLSEHLIMAASTTEDTSDKTRALGERVRKNFAALTCFPCAAQAYDSVMLLAAAMKQANSTDGEKVAAALENVSGVQGVIKTYDKPFSKTLHEGLHVGDFYLARWKNGTEVQRFQDDVYKSITPADLKQ from the coding sequence ATGACAGGAATTCGCCAGATCGCCCAGGCCACGGCCGCGGCACTCACCGTGGCATGCGCCATCGCCGCCCACGCGCAGGACATCAAGATCGGCTACACCGCCGACCAGTCCGGCAGCGGCGTGGCCGAGCTGGGCATCGCGGGGCGCTGGGGCTTCGAGGCCGCCATCGAGGACGTCAACAAGGCTGGCGGCATCCTCGGCCGCAAGGTGGTCGGCGTGATCCGCGACGACCAGGGCACGCCCCCGAAGGCCATCCAGACGGTGCAGGACCTGCTTGACAGTGAGAAGGTGCAGGCCCTGGTCGGCCCCGCCAACTCGGGCAACGCGCTGGCCTGGCTGCACATCCCGCAGCAGAAGAAGATCCCCGTCGTGGTGCCCATCGGCACGGCCACCGAAATCACCACGCGCTACGCCAAGGAGCCCCAGAACTACCTGTTCCGCATCTCGATGGTGGACCGCGAGCAGGTGTCGCTGCTGGCAGCGTATGCGGTCAAGGCGTCCAAGGGCAAGAAGATCGCCGTGCTGGCCGACTCCACCGGCTACGGCCAGGGCGGCATCAAGGACGCGACCGAGGTGCTGGCACTGCACGGCGTCAAGCCCGTGGCCGTCGAAAAGTACGGCCCCAAGGACACGGACATGACCTCGCAGCTCAGCAAGATCAAGGCCGCGGGGGCCGACACCGTGATCATCTATGGCATCGCCGATGGCGCCGCGCAGGTGGTGCGCAGCATGGAAAAGATCAGCTACATGCCCACCACGCTGGGCACCTGGGGCAATCTGAGCTCGCTGTTCCCGAAGATGACCGGCCCCAAGCTGTCCGAGCACCTGATCATGGCCGCATCCACCACCGAGGACACCTCCGACAAGACCCGCGCCCTGGGCGAGCGCGTGCGCAAGAACTTCGCGGCGCTGACCTGCTTCCCCTGCGCCGCGCAGGCCTACGACTCGGTGATGCTGCTGGCCGCCGCGATGAAGCAGGCCAACAGCACCGATGGCGAGAAGGTCGCGGCAGCGCTGGAGAACGTCAGCGGTGTGCAGGGCGTCATCAAGACCTACGACAAGCCCTTCAGCAAGACCCTGCACGAGGGCCTGCACGTGGGCGACTTCTACCTGGCGCGCTGGAAGAACGGCACCGAGGTGCAGCGCTTCCAGGACGACGTCTACAAGTCCATCACGCCCGCCGATCTCAAGCAGTGA
- a CDS encoding glutathione S-transferase family protein, with protein sequence MTTTIHLHHCVSARSFRPLWLLEELQQPYELHMLPFPPRVHARPFLELNPLGTVPLLVHGGVRMTESGAICQYLAGLHPRAGLDVLPADPAYGAYLNWLHMSDATLTFPQTLVLRYSRFESAERLQPQVVEDYGRWFLSRLRAVETAVAQAETLCAGRFTAADVAVGYALLLAQHLGLAERFGPATAAYWQRLQARPGYQRAQAAQHAAALAQGVDPTPSPDLRLA encoded by the coding sequence ATGACCACGACCATCCACCTGCACCACTGCGTCAGCGCCCGCTCCTTCCGCCCCCTGTGGCTGCTGGAGGAACTGCAGCAGCCCTATGAGCTGCACATGCTGCCCTTTCCGCCGCGCGTGCATGCGCGCCCGTTCCTGGAACTCAACCCGCTGGGCACCGTGCCCCTGCTGGTGCACGGCGGCGTGCGCATGACCGAGTCGGGTGCCATCTGCCAGTACCTGGCCGGCCTGCACCCGCGGGCGGGGCTGGACGTGCTCCCCGCCGACCCCGCCTATGGCGCCTACCTGAACTGGCTGCACATGAGCGATGCCACGCTCACCTTCCCGCAGACGCTGGTGCTGCGCTACAGCCGCTTCGAGAGCGCCGAGCGCCTGCAGCCCCAGGTGGTGGAGGACTACGGCCGCTGGTTCCTGTCGCGGCTGCGCGCCGTGGAGACCGCCGTGGCCCAGGCCGAGACCCTGTGCGCGGGCCGCTTCACGGCGGCCGACGTGGCCGTGGGCTACGCACTGCTGCTGGCCCAGCACCTGGGCCTGGCCGAACGGTTCGGCCCCGCCACGGCCGCCTACTGGCAGCGCCTGCAGGCGCGCCCGGGCTACCAGCGCGCGCAGGCCGCGCAGCATGCGGCCGCGCTCGCACAGGGCGTGGACCCGACACCGTCACCCGACCTGCGCCTGGCCTGA
- a CDS encoding AraC family transcriptional regulator yields MYTPSLPSHRPHLSRPGPAATPMAFVQAIVRAYALRGMDPGPVLQLAQITPNTVAQPQARITAWQMEALCDGAMRELDDEALGWFSRRLPWGSYGMLARASITAPHLGLALARWCRHHGLLTDDIALALATEGGTARIVLTEHRPPGGDGALREFCLVSVLRNIHGLACWLIDSRLPLQGARFPFAAPAHADVYPLLFPGPVAFGAGQAAIQFDARYLALPLARDEAALRLMLQRALPLTVLQYRRDRLLVQRVRQVLATDPATLHSAEVLAERLHLSPRTLHRQLKEEGASLQRLKDEVREKRAIELLHRTDRPIKQVAQAAGFLNEKSFIRAFRGWTGQSPAEFRRQSRPLA; encoded by the coding sequence ATGTACACCCCTTCCCTGCCCTCGCACCGCCCGCACCTCTCGCGCCCCGGCCCCGCCGCCACGCCCATGGCGTTCGTGCAGGCCATCGTGCGGGCCTACGCGCTGCGCGGCATGGACCCGGGCCCGGTCCTGCAGCTGGCACAAATCACGCCAAACACGGTCGCCCAGCCCCAGGCCCGCATCACGGCCTGGCAGATGGAGGCACTGTGCGACGGCGCCATGCGCGAACTCGACGACGAGGCCCTGGGCTGGTTCAGCCGCCGGCTGCCCTGGGGCAGCTACGGCATGCTGGCGCGCGCCTCCATCACCGCGCCCCACCTGGGGCTGGCGCTCGCGCGCTGGTGCCGCCACCATGGGCTGCTGACCGACGATATCGCGCTGGCGCTCGCCACCGAGGGCGGCACGGCGCGGATCGTGCTCACCGAGCACCGTCCGCCCGGCGGCGACGGCGCGCTGCGCGAGTTCTGCCTCGTCTCGGTGCTGCGCAACATCCACGGCCTGGCCTGCTGGCTCATCGACTCGCGGCTGCCGCTGCAGGGCGCGCGGTTCCCGTTCGCGGCGCCCGCGCACGCCGATGTCTATCCGCTGCTGTTCCCGGGGCCCGTCGCCTTCGGCGCCGGCCAGGCCGCCATCCAGTTCGATGCGCGCTACCTCGCGCTGCCGCTGGCGCGCGACGAGGCCGCGCTGCGCCTGATGCTGCAGCGCGCGCTGCCGCTCACGGTGCTGCAGTACCGGCGCGACCGGCTGCTGGTGCAGCGCGTGCGCCAGGTGCTGGCCACCGACCCCGCCACGCTGCACAGCGCCGAGGTGCTGGCCGAACGCCTGCACCTGTCGCCACGCACGCTGCACCGCCAGCTCAAGGAGGAAGGCGCCTCGCTGCAGCGCCTCAAGGACGAGGTGCGCGAGAAGCGCGCCATCGAACTGCTGCACCGCACCGACCGGCCCATCAAGCAGGTGGCGCAGGCGGCGGGCTTTCTCAACGAGAAGAGCTTCATCCGCGCCTTCCGGGGCTGGACGGGGCAGTCGCCCGCCGAGTTCCGCCGCCAGTCGAGGCCGCTGGCATGA
- a CDS encoding AMP-binding protein: MDSVRPSAPIALSQAQGATGTPLIEQTIGQFFDAMAARQGGREALVSVHQGLRYSYAQLHAEVRRLASALLGLGLQKGDRIGIWSHNNAEWVLMQFATAQVGLVLVNINPAYRTAEVEYALNKVGCKAIVTMARFKTSDYVGMLRELAPELAASTPGQLQAARLPQLRAVVWIDTAGQGDEEPGLLRFSDLIARGDAQDARIDAVAATLANTDPINIQFTSGTTGFPKGATLTHRNILNNGFFIGECMKLTPEDRLCIPVPLYHCFGMVLGNLACVTHGAAIVYPNDGFDPLKVLETVQAERCTGLHGVPTMFIAELDHPRFAEFDLSTLRTGIMAGSPCPIEVMKRVVSDMHLSEITIAYGMTETSPVSCQSSTQTPLEKRVATVGQVQPHLQIKIVDPDTGAVVPVGQRGEFCTQGYSVMHGYWGDEEKTREAIDAEGWMHTGDLATMDAEGYVNIVGRIKDMVIRGGENVYPREIEEFLYRHPQVQDVQVVGVPDARYGEELCAWIIAKPGTQPTEDDIRAFCKGQIAHYKVPRYIRFVTEFPMTVTGKIQKFKIRDAMKDQLGLQESQTA, encoded by the coding sequence ATGGATTCCGTCCGTCCGTCCGCCCCCATCGCCCTGAGCCAGGCCCAGGGCGCCACCGGCACGCCACTGATCGAGCAGACGATCGGCCAGTTCTTCGACGCGATGGCGGCGCGCCAGGGTGGGCGCGAGGCGCTCGTGAGCGTGCACCAGGGCCTGCGCTACAGCTATGCGCAGTTGCACGCCGAGGTCCGCCGCCTGGCCAGCGCACTGCTCGGCCTGGGGCTGCAAAAGGGCGACCGCATCGGCATCTGGTCGCACAACAACGCGGAATGGGTGCTCATGCAGTTCGCCACGGCGCAGGTGGGTCTGGTGCTGGTCAACATCAATCCGGCCTACCGTACCGCCGAAGTGGAGTACGCACTCAACAAGGTGGGCTGCAAGGCCATCGTGACCATGGCGCGCTTCAAGACCAGCGACTATGTGGGCATGCTGCGCGAACTGGCGCCTGAGCTGGCCGCGAGCACGCCAGGCCAGCTGCAGGCCGCACGCCTGCCCCAGCTGCGCGCTGTGGTGTGGATCGATACGGCCGGCCAGGGCGACGAGGAGCCTGGCCTGCTGCGCTTCTCCGACCTCATCGCACGCGGCGACGCGCAGGATGCGCGCATCGATGCGGTGGCCGCCACGCTCGCCAACACCGACCCCATCAACATCCAGTTCACGAGCGGCACCACGGGCTTCCCCAAGGGGGCCACGCTGACGCACCGCAACATCCTGAACAACGGCTTCTTCATCGGCGAGTGCATGAAGCTCACGCCCGAGGACCGGCTGTGCATTCCCGTGCCGCTGTACCACTGCTTCGGCATGGTGCTGGGCAACCTGGCCTGCGTGACGCACGGCGCCGCCATCGTCTACCCGAACGACGGGTTCGATCCGCTCAAGGTGCTCGAAACCGTGCAGGCCGAGCGCTGCACGGGCCTGCACGGCGTGCCCACCATGTTCATCGCCGAACTGGACCACCCGCGCTTCGCGGAGTTCGACCTCTCGACGCTGCGCACCGGCATCATGGCTGGCTCTCCCTGTCCCATCGAGGTCATGAAGCGCGTGGTGAGCGACATGCACCTGTCCGAGATCACCATCGCCTACGGCATGACGGAGACCAGCCCCGTGAGCTGCCAGAGCAGCACGCAGACGCCGCTCGAAAAGCGCGTGGCCACCGTGGGCCAGGTGCAGCCGCACCTGCAGATCAAGATCGTCGACCCCGACACCGGTGCCGTGGTGCCCGTGGGCCAGCGCGGCGAGTTCTGTACCCAGGGTTACTCCGTCATGCACGGCTACTGGGGCGATGAGGAAAAGACCCGCGAGGCCATCGACGCCGAGGGCTGGATGCACACGGGCGACCTCGCCACCATGGACGCCGAGGGCTACGTGAACATCGTGGGCCGCATCAAGGACATGGTGATCCGCGGCGGCGAGAACGTCTATCCGCGCGAGATCGAGGAATTCCTCTACCGACACCCGCAGGTGCAGGACGTGCAGGTGGTGGGCGTGCCCGATGCGCGCTATGGCGAGGAGCTGTGCGCCTGGATCATCGCCAAGCCGGGCACCCAGCCCACCGAAGACGACATCCGCGCGTTCTGCAAGGGCCAGATCGCGCACTACAAGGTGCCGCGCTATATCCGCTTCGTGACCGAGTTCCCGATGACGGTGACGGGCAAGATCCAGAAGTTCAAGATCCGCGACGCCATGAAAGACCAGCTCGGCCTGCAGGAAAGCCAGACCGCCTGA
- a CDS encoding carboxyl transferase domain-containing protein, whose translation MILESQLNPRSAEFLANAAAMRTVVEDLQAQLAKVAQGGGEAARAKHVARGKLLPRERVQMLLDPGTPFLELAPLAALNMYHNDAPGAGLIAGIGRVSGVDCMVVCNDATVKGGTYYPMTVKKHLRAQEVARENRLPCIYLVDSGGANLPNQDDVFPDREHFGRIFFNQANMSAQGIAQIAVVMGSCTAGGAYVPAMSDESIIVKNQGTIFLGGPPLVKAATGEVVSAEDLGGGDVHTRLSGVADHLAQNDMHALALARTAVANLNKNKAQAPADTAPVAPKYEASELYGVIPTDTRKPFDVREIIARIVDGSVFDEFKARFGSTLVCGFARIEGMQVGIIANNGILFSESAQKGAHFIELCCQRKIPLVFLQNITGFMVGRKYENEGIARHGAKLVTAVATASVPKFTIIIGGSFGAGNYGMCGRAYSPRFLWMWPNARISVMGGEQAASVLATVKRDGIEAKGGSWSMEEEEAFKAPIRRQYEEQGHPYYATARLWDDGVIDPADTRRVLALGLAATRNAPIEDTKFGVFRM comes from the coding sequence ATGATCCTCGAATCCCAACTCAATCCCCGCTCGGCCGAATTCCTGGCCAATGCCGCGGCCATGCGCACCGTGGTCGAAGACCTGCAGGCCCAGCTCGCCAAGGTGGCCCAGGGCGGCGGCGAGGCCGCGCGCGCCAAGCATGTGGCGCGCGGCAAGCTGCTGCCGCGCGAGCGCGTGCAGATGCTGCTCGACCCCGGCACGCCCTTCCTCGAACTCGCGCCGCTGGCCGCGCTGAACATGTACCACAACGATGCGCCGGGCGCGGGCCTGATCGCAGGCATTGGCCGCGTATCCGGCGTGGACTGCATGGTCGTGTGCAACGACGCCACCGTGAAGGGCGGCACCTACTACCCCATGACGGTGAAGAAGCACCTGCGCGCGCAGGAAGTGGCGCGCGAGAACCGCCTGCCCTGCATCTACCTCGTCGATTCGGGCGGCGCCAACTTGCCCAACCAGGACGACGTGTTCCCCGACCGCGAGCACTTCGGCCGCATCTTCTTCAACCAGGCCAACATGAGCGCCCAGGGCATCGCACAGATCGCGGTGGTCATGGGGTCGTGCACGGCCGGCGGCGCCTACGTGCCCGCCATGAGCGACGAGTCCATCATCGTCAAGAACCAGGGCACCATCTTCCTGGGCGGCCCGCCGCTCGTGAAGGCCGCCACCGGCGAGGTGGTGAGTGCGGAGGACCTGGGCGGCGGCGACGTGCACACGCGCCTGTCGGGCGTGGCCGACCACCTGGCCCAGAACGACATGCACGCGCTGGCACTGGCGCGCACCGCCGTGGCCAATTTGAATAAAAACAAGGCGCAGGCGCCTGCAGATACTGCGCCGGTAGCTCCTAAATATGAAGCGAGCGAGCTGTACGGCGTGATCCCCACGGACACGCGCAAGCCCTTCGACGTGCGCGAGATCATCGCCCGCATCGTGGACGGCAGCGTGTTCGACGAGTTCAAGGCGCGCTTCGGCAGCACCCTGGTGTGCGGCTTCGCGCGCATCGAGGGCATGCAGGTCGGCATCATCGCCAACAACGGCATCCTGTTCTCCGAGTCGGCCCAGAAGGGCGCGCACTTCATCGAGCTGTGCTGCCAGCGCAAGATCCCGCTCGTGTTCCTGCAGAACATCACGGGCTTCATGGTGGGCCGCAAGTACGAGAACGAGGGCATCGCACGCCACGGCGCCAAGCTCGTGACGGCCGTGGCCACCGCGAGCGTGCCCAAGTTCACCATCATCATCGGCGGCAGCTTCGGCGCCGGCAACTACGGCATGTGCGGCCGTGCGTACTCGCCCCGCTTCCTGTGGATGTGGCCCAACGCGCGCATCAGCGTGATGGGCGGCGAGCAGGCCGCGAGCGTGCTCGCCACCGTCAAGCGCGACGGCATCGAGGCCAAGGGCGGCAGCTGGAGCATGGAGGAAGAGGAAGCCTTCAAGGCGCCCATCCGCCGCCAGTACGAGGAACAGGGCCACCCCTACTACGCCACGGCGCGCCTGTGGGACGACGGGGTGATCGACCCCGCCGACACGCGCCGCGTGCTCGCTCTGGGCCTGGCCGCCACGCGCAATGCGCCCATCGAGGACACGAAGTTCGGCGTGTTCCGCATGTAA
- a CDS encoding dienelactone hydrolase family protein: MSCLHPLRHVLLGIALALCAAAQAAPALQRVELPLPSGVVLRAHWLAAEGAERRPAVLALHGCGGLYAKGGGLAERYRETAARLHAAGYAVLMPDSFGSRGLREVCQTRYRERSVDVAERAQDARAALAWLAAQPLVDARRIGVLGWSNGATTTLTLLEQRRAHPEAGEPPIAGAAVFYPGCGPLKKRQAALEDAPLLMLLGALDDWTPPQPCVDFARQLQERPGNDVTLQVYEGSYHGFDGTAPVRVRADVPNGTSGHGVHQGGNPEARAKALAALDAFWSRVLAARAAP, encoded by the coding sequence ATGAGCTGCCTCCATCCCCTCCGCCACGTGCTGCTGGGCATCGCCCTGGCGCTGTGCGCCGCGGCCCAGGCCGCGCCCGCGCTGCAGCGCGTGGAGCTGCCTCTGCCCTCTGGCGTGGTGCTGCGTGCGCACTGGCTTGCGGCCGAAGGCGCGGAGCGCCGCCCGGCCGTGCTCGCGCTGCATGGCTGCGGCGGGCTGTATGCCAAGGGCGGCGGCCTGGCCGAGCGCTACCGCGAGACGGCCGCGCGCCTGCATGCGGCGGGCTACGCGGTGCTGATGCCCGACAGCTTCGGCTCGCGCGGCCTGCGCGAGGTCTGCCAGACCCGTTACCGCGAGCGCAGCGTGGACGTGGCCGAGCGCGCGCAGGACGCGCGCGCGGCCCTGGCCTGGCTGGCCGCGCAGCCCCTGGTGGATGCGCGGCGCATCGGTGTGCTCGGCTGGTCCAATGGCGCCACCACCACGCTGACCCTGCTGGAGCAGCGCCGCGCCCACCCCGAGGCCGGCGAGCCGCCGATCGCGGGAGCGGCCGTGTTCTACCCGGGCTGCGGCCCCCTGAAGAAGCGCCAGGCGGCGCTGGAGGACGCGCCGCTGCTGATGCTGCTGGGTGCCCTCGACGACTGGACGCCGCCCCAGCCCTGCGTGGATTTCGCGCGCCAGTTGCAGGAGCGGCCGGGCAACGACGTCACCCTGCAGGTGTACGAGGGCAGCTACCACGGCTTCGACGGCACGGCCCCCGTGCGGGTGCGTGCCGACGTGCCCAACGGCACGTCGGGCCATGGCGTGCACCAGGGCGGAAACCCCGAGGCGCGCGCCAAGGCGCTGGCCGCGCTCGATGCATTCTGGAGCCGGGTGCTGGCCGCCCGTGCCGCGCCATGA
- a CDS encoding DinB family protein — MNPKAHFARLARYSAWANAWLLDAVAAVPDADYRRDLGLFFGSLHGTLNHLLVGEHHVWFPRFSEGASPRLALDAELEPDRARLDARLREGAARWAPLIATWDARRFEGSLDYTTTQGQPVSLPFAATLTHVFNHGTHHRGQITAALTALGRPCPELDLVLFLLNPTESSVP; from the coding sequence ATGAACCCGAAGGCGCATTTCGCCCGCCTCGCGCGCTACAGCGCCTGGGCCAATGCCTGGCTGCTCGATGCCGTGGCCGCCGTGCCCGATGCCGACTACCGGCGCGACCTGGGGCTGTTCTTCGGCAGCCTGCATGGCACGCTGAACCACCTGCTCGTGGGCGAGCACCATGTCTGGTTTCCTCGCTTTTCCGAAGGCGCCTCGCCCCGGCTCGCGCTCGACGCCGAGCTGGAGCCCGACCGCGCCCGGCTCGACGCGCGGCTGCGCGAAGGCGCCGCGCGCTGGGCGCCGCTGATCGCCACCTGGGACGCGCGGCGCTTCGAGGGCTCGCTCGACTACACCACCACCCAGGGCCAGCCCGTGTCGCTGCCCTTCGCGGCCACGCTCACCCATGTGTTCAACCATGGCACGCACCACCGCGGCCAGATCACGGCGGCGCTCACGGCCCTGGGGCGGCCCTGCCCCGAGCTGGACCTCGTGCTCTTCCTGCTGAACCCCACCGAAAGCTCCGTACCATGA
- a CDS encoding enoyl-CoA hydratase/isomerase family protein, with protein sequence MSQNLSITQAGAVARITLTQPEIRNAFSDEVIAELTAAFLDVGARADVRAVVLAAEGPAFCAGANLNWMRRMADYTRDENLADAGKLAEMLRVIYECEKPTIARVQGDVYAGGMGLVAACDMAVSVDTAGFCLSEVKLGLIPATISPYVIRAMGARAAHRYFLTAERFGAAEALRTGFVHEVVPADQLDAKVDELLKALTAASPNAVRACKRLVQDVAEREIDAGLIAATVAGIADIRASDEGREGVQSFLQKRKPAWLAG encoded by the coding sequence ATGAGCCAGAACCTTTCCATCACCCAGGCGGGCGCGGTCGCGCGCATCACGCTGACCCAGCCCGAGATCCGCAACGCCTTCAGCGACGAGGTCATCGCGGAGCTCACGGCCGCCTTCCTCGACGTGGGCGCGCGCGCCGATGTGCGCGCCGTGGTGCTTGCGGCCGAAGGGCCCGCATTCTGCGCGGGCGCCAACCTGAACTGGATGCGCCGCATGGCCGACTACACGCGCGATGAGAACCTCGCCGATGCGGGCAAGCTCGCCGAGATGCTGCGCGTGATCTACGAATGCGAGAAGCCCACCATCGCGCGCGTGCAGGGCGATGTGTACGCGGGCGGCATGGGCCTGGTCGCGGCCTGCGACATGGCGGTGAGCGTGGACACGGCGGGCTTCTGCCTCAGCGAGGTCAAGCTCGGCCTGATCCCGGCCACCATCAGCCCTTACGTGATCCGCGCCATGGGCGCGCGCGCGGCGCACCGCTACTTCCTCACGGCCGAGCGCTTCGGCGCGGCCGAGGCGCTGCGCACCGGCTTCGTGCACGAGGTGGTGCCGGCCGACCAGCTCGACGCCAAGGTCGATGAGCTGCTCAAGGCCCTCACGGCCGCCAGCCCGAACGCCGTGCGCGCCTGCAAGCGGCTCGTGCAGGATGTGGCCGAGCGCGAGATCGACGCGGGCCTGATCGCCGCCACCGTGGCGGGCATTGCCGACATCCGCGCCAGCGACGAGGGCCGCGAGGGCGTGCAGTCCTTCCTGCAAAAGCGCAAGCCCGCGTGGCTGGCTGGCTGA
- a CDS encoding DUF4126 domain-containing protein: MDQLWLAFVQWLHTVGLHVDAGTARDVAEGAARATTALDMPSLLALAAALGWASGFRLYAVVFLVGGMGWLGWLPLPAGLQVLQHPAVLLVSGFMLLVEFFADKVPWLDSAWDALHTVIRIPAGALLAAGVFGADNATMAVVAGLLGGSLSATALATKMTTRAAANTSPEPFSNWGLSFFEDGLVVAVVWMATQHPVWFGVALVFMLLVSALLLVVLLQFLRAVLRRVSSFFSGSAKVA; the protein is encoded by the coding sequence ATGGACCAGCTCTGGCTCGCCTTCGTCCAGTGGCTCCACACCGTGGGGCTGCATGTGGACGCGGGAACGGCGCGCGACGTGGCCGAGGGCGCGGCGCGCGCCACGACCGCGCTCGACATGCCCAGCCTGCTGGCCCTGGCGGCGGCGCTGGGCTGGGCCAGCGGCTTCCGGCTCTATGCCGTGGTTTTCCTCGTGGGCGGCATGGGCTGGCTCGGCTGGCTGCCCCTGCCGGCCGGCCTGCAGGTGCTGCAGCACCCGGCCGTGCTGCTCGTGAGCGGCTTCATGCTCCTGGTCGAATTCTTTGCCGACAAGGTGCCCTGGCTCGACAGCGCCTGGGACGCGCTGCACACGGTGATCCGCATTCCCGCGGGCGCGCTGCTTGCGGCGGGCGTGTTCGGCGCCGACAACGCGACCATGGCCGTGGTCGCGGGGCTGCTGGGCGGCTCGCTTTCGGCGACGGCGCTGGCCACCAAGATGACCACGCGCGCGGCGGCCAACACATCGCCCGAGCCCTTCTCGAACTGGGGGCTCTCGTTCTTCGAGGACGGTCTCGTCGTGGCCGTGGTCTGGATGGCCACGCAGCACCCTGTGTGGTTCGGCGTGGCGCTGGTCTTCATGTTGCTGGTGTCGGCGCTGCTGCTGGTGGTGCTGCTCCAATTCCTGCGCGCGGTGCTGCGGCGCGTGTCCTCTTTCTTTTCTGGTTCTGCCAAGGTGGCGTAA